A DNA window from Leishmania panamensis strain MHOM/PA/94/PSC-1 chromosome 27 sequence contains the following coding sequences:
- a CDS encoding hypothetical protein (TriTrypDB/GeneDB-style sysID: LpmP.27.0700): MAQRSPCGVNGKAAAALVELVASCYPSATVLFTSAADNTATITTGSGDVSKTSAFDALLAKLHTHRAESQGLTVDTPGFQRILARRHIAPAGSTRDGAPSWWSLLYAADATRSPPLAVPQRPSQPSPLPHITQPILCCPDAIVYIGGVEMRDVAQVVIPTLVGAVTRAEAPLNTVGVASSTHRAERQAPSYCRRRVDWAAIWADKQCALRGADLLELSLAVPSDLAGCDAVAPQRMLVSIANPDVTLADLHRQVHAARRGSLRTSFGFSLPCVQAALPKAAIRAVRVLRRWQQQIVKCMPSTSAFWVSSISHLLDAAVRDATSPLTQRADACGRQRRELEMSEVQVRHLSSIVQSDTNQTNSVGLPPGEATKLLTFVLTSTVLQLAATSPLDAWNGTNYFLPPELFDGSTDAEVLLRTMQGCTGPYLTFPLFSSLYRASCGDEQRPSRRLTQ, from the coding sequence ATGGCGCAAAGGAGCCCCTGCGGCGTAAACGGGaaagcggctgctgctcttgtcgaATTGGTCGCGAGTTGCTACCCCTCCGCCACTGTTCTCTTCACTTCAGCAGCAGACAATACTGCCACTATAACTACGGGTAGCGGTGACGTCAGCAAAACCAGTGCGTTTGACGCATTGCTGGCGaagctgcacacacacagagctgAGAGCCAAGGCCTGACGGTAGACACCCCAGGATTCCAGCGCATCTTGGCACGCCGCCACATCGCTCCTGCCGGGTCGACAAGGGATGGAGCTCCATCATGGTGGTCTCTATTGTACGCAGCGGACGCTACAAGGAGTCCACCTCTTGCCGTTCCTCAGCGACCATCCCAGCCATCGCCGTTGCCTCACATCACACAGCCCATCCTTTGCTGCCCGGACGCCATCGTGTACATTGGTGGCGTCGAGATGCGAGATGTGGCGCAAGTGGTGATACCAACGCTTGTGGGAGCGGTGACAAGAGCTGAGGCGCCGCTGAACACCGTCGGCGTCGCGTCCTCCACACACCGGGCAGAGCGACAGGCACCTAGTTACTGCCGACGAAGGGTCGATTGGGCCGCCATCTGGGCGGATAAACAGTGCGCTCTGCGCGGAGCAGATCTGCTGGAGCTGTCGCTCGCCGTGCCGAGCGACCTGGCCGGCTGTGACGCGGTTGCTCCTCAGCGCATGCTGGTGTCCATTGCTAACCCTGACGTTACGTTGGCCGATCTGCACCGCCAAGTGCACGCCGCACGACGTGGGTCGCTGCGGACATCCTTTGgcttttctcttccgtgTGTGCAAGCAGCCCTGCCAAAGGCAGCGATACGCGCCGTtcgcgtgctgcggcggtggcagcaacaGATAGTGAAGTGCATGCCAAGCACGAGCGCCTTCTGGGTTTCCTCAATTAGCCACCTCCTGGATGCTGCGGTCCGCGATGCAACATCTCCACTGACGCAGCGAGCGGATGCGTGtgggcggcagaggcgggaGCTGGAGATGTccgaggtgcaggtgcgccacCTTTCGTCCATCGTACAGTCTGACACCAATCAGACGAATAGCGTAGGGCTGCCACCGGGGGAAGCAACGAAGTTGCTCACTTTTGTGCTCACGTCCACTGTCCTTCAACTGGCAGCCACGTCACCGTTGGACGCATGGAACGGCACGAACTACTTCCTCCCACCCGAGCTGTTTGATGGAAGCACGgacgccgaggtgctgctccGCA